The following coding sequences lie in one Rutidosis leptorrhynchoides isolate AG116_Rl617_1_P2 chromosome 4, CSIRO_AGI_Rlap_v1, whole genome shotgun sequence genomic window:
- the LOC139842478 gene encoding uncharacterized protein: MKPSPGMFQSSKRSDWLRGEINKDDTRQELERSENKVRQLEAQLSQQQQVSSIAKKKVEELEHETSRLKKELESEKEDTTQKLVGCENKVQQLEDQLSQQQQNLEELEHETSRLKKELESEKAAREEAWAKVSTLELQINAAMRDLKYEKRRLKAARERIMLRETQLRAFYSTTKEISSLFAKQQEQLKSMQKTLEDEENYENLSVDNDINPNVDNQNQNPIDLLRQSKEAIGSQSSGGMKAVDQVHTSSDEVSATENHDCDARNQETCEDTQEAEFTRFDPGAKGPFGSDIDGGSTAAIETEQVLGTETQGLDQHIDLNKLNAGDTMVIDNEEERVETESDKIHQSKEPVEEDTQAGDTIRTANLLAYEVAGSWAYSATPSCHGENESPGSGGDGGDGVLHDSASVAAESQTGVVRNFEHEALTKMIGIVAPKMQGQFGGVIESDSEKGIASNSDTEDCAEDGSGESDGVPSYNDNKASEAMDEDDNDDDEASYRNRYGSIVIM, encoded by the exons ATGAAGCCATCACCTGGCATGTTCCAGAGTTCGAAGCGATCTGATTGGTTGAGGGGG GAAATTAATAAG GATGACACTAGACAGGAATTGGAAAGGTCTGAGAACAAGGTCCGGCAACTCGAAGCCCAGCTTTCTCAACAGCAGCAGGTTTCTTCCATTGCTAAAAAG AAGGTAGAAGAACTTGAGCATGAAACTAGCAGGTTGAAGAAGGAACTTGAAAGCGAAAAG GAAGACACTACACAAAAATTGGTTGGGTGTGAGAACAAGGTCCAGCAACTCGAAGACCAGCTTTCTCAACAGCAGCAG AACTTAGAAGAACTTGAGCATGAAACTAGCAGGTTGAAGAAGGAACTTGAAAGCGAAAAG GCAGCTAGGGAAGAGGCCTGGGCTAAAGTTTCCACTCTTGAACTTCAGATCAATGCTGCAATGCGGGATCTTAAATATGAAAAGCGTAGGCTAAAAGCTGCCCGCGAAAGGATAATGCTTCG GGAAACGCAGCTCCGGGCATTCTATTCGACGACAAAGGAGATCTCTAGCTTATTTGCAAAGCAGCAGGAACAGTTAAAGTCTATGCAGAAAACACTAGAAGATGAGGAGAATTATGAGAACTTGTCAGTTGATAATGATATAAATCCTAATGTCGATAACCAAAACCAGAATCCGATAGATTTGCTCCGTCAAAGTAAAGAAGCAATTGGGTCTCAGTCCAGTGGCGGGATGAAAGCTGTAGATCAAGTTCATACATCAAGTGACGAAGTTAGTGCAACTGAGAATCATGACTGTGATGCTCGAAATCAAGAAACTTGTGAAGATACTCAAGAAGCAGAATTTACTAGATTTGACCCTGGTGCTAAGGGTCCGTTCGGATCTGATATTGACGGCGGAAGTACCGCAGCAATTGAAACAGAACAAGTTTTGGGAACCGAAACCCAGGGGCTTGACCAACATATTGACTTGAACAAGTTAAATGCTGGGGATACAATGGTGATAGACAATGAAGAGGAAAGAGTTGAAACTGAAAGCGATAAAATACACCAATCAAAGGAGCCTGTTGAAGAAGATACACAAGCTGGAGACACCATTAGAACAGCTAACCTATTGGCTTATGAAGTTGCTGGGAGCTGGGCTTACAGTGCTACTCCTTCATGCCACGGAGAGAATGAGTCTCCGGGAAGTGGCGGTGACGGTGGCGACGGGGTTTTGCACGATTCTGCTAGTGTAGCAGCTGAGAGCCAAACTGGTGTTGTAAGGAACTTTGAGCATGAAGCACTTACTAAAATGATAGGGATCGTAGCCCCGAAGATGCAGGGGCAATTTGGTGGTGTTATAGAGAGTGATAGTGAAAAAGGCATTGCATCTAACTCAGATACAGAAGATTGCGCCGAGGATGGTAGTGGTGAATCTGATGGGGTACCGTCATATAATGACAATAAAGCGAGTGAAGCAATGGATGAGGATGATAATGATGACGATGAAGCAAGCTACCGTAATAGATATGGATCTATTGTGATTATGTAA
- the LOC139839565 gene encoding uncharacterized protein isoform X2 — MADIAIDNNNLQEIPLSSNPNPTSQENRPPAILNPSPKTSGNNKDPITPVTGADSLPKSPSPQDFILSVASNIASQPLQYSDPDVWGVLTAISPKARQRRQGINMLLTSDEHLIGRTVADMRFQILSNQISQNHCKIYRKKVATEDAEGQSRVFYCGFLKDTSTNGSYLNWEKLNKNSPESKLHHGDIISFAAPPQHEAAYAFVFREVLKPISEADSQPLKRKADTFGSETKRQRGIGIGSSEGPISLDDFRSLQRSNTELRKQLEDQVATIDQLRNEHRTTLELHEVEKKNLKESITNTYIDELKEMHDMCEAKQKELVELNKSSSEQKHAMVDLNERLNASMQSCTEANEIMRSQNASIAELKALLDEEREQRKDDREKAVATLTDAIQRVKAEGQEELKRLSDASLRREHEQQEIINKLQESEKERCLLVETLRSKLEDTRQKLVGSENKVRQLEAQLSQQQQVSSIAKQKVEELEHETSRLKKELESEKAAREEAWAKVSDLELQINAAMRDLEYEKRRLKAARERIMLRETQLRAFYSTTEDISSLFAKQQEQLKSMQKTLEDEENYENLSLDVHPNVDNQNQNPIDLLRQSKEVIGSQCSGGMKAVDQAQTSSDEVSATENHDCDARNQETCEDTQEAEFTSVDPCAKGPFGSDIDGGNTAAIETEQVLDTETQGLDQHIDLNKLNAGDTMAIDDEEERVEPDGNNLHQSKEAIEEDTEGGDTIRTADLLTSEVAGSWACSTTPSCHGENESPGSGGGGVVVVLHDSASVAAESQTGVVRNSEHEALTKMIGIVAPEMQEQFGGVIESDSEKGVESNSDTEDCAEEGSGESDGVPSYNDNKASEAMDEDDDDDEASSQDSLETASNK; from the exons ATGGCTGACATTGCAATTGATAACAACAACCTTCAAGAAATTCCTCTCTCTTCAAACCCTAACCCTACCTCTCAAGAAAATAGACCACCAGCGATTTTAAACCCTAGCCCTAAAACTAGCGGCAACAATAAGGATCCTATAACTCCGGTCACCGGCGCCGATTCGTTACCTAAATCTCCAAGTCCTCAAGATTTCATACTGTCAGTCGCTTCAAACATTGCATCTCAACCGTTACAGTACTCCGATCCTGATGTCTGGGGTGTACTCACCGCCATTTCTCCGAAAGCGCGCCAACGACGTCAG ggaataaacatgcttttgacTAGTGATGAGCATCTCATTGGCCGAACTGTAGCCGATATGCGGTTTCAGATTTTGTCAAATCAAATCAGTCAGAATCATTGCAAAATCTATAGGAAGAAGGTTGCTACGGAAGATGCAGAGGGTCAATCCAGAGTCTTTTATTGTGGCTTCTTGAAAGATACTAG CACAAATGGGTCATATCTGAATTGGGAAAAGTTAAATAAGAACAGTCCTGAGTCCAAACTACATCATGGAGATATTATATCTTTTGCAGCACCTCCTCAACATG AAGCAGCTTATGCGTTTGTGTTCCGAGAAGTTCTTAAACCTATATCAGAGGCAGATAGCCAGCCTCTGAAAAGAAAAGCAG ATACGTTTGGCTCTGAAACCAAGAGACAAAGAGGAATTGGTATCGGTTCTTCCGAAGGTCCCATTTCTCTTGATGATTTTCGTAGCCTTCAACGGTCAAATACG GAATTAAGGAAGCAGTTGGAAGATCAAGTTGCAACCATTGATCAATTACGTAATGAACATCGTACAACACTCGAGCTTCATGAAGTT GAAAAGAAGAATTTGAAGGAGTCCATTACAAACACCTACATTGACGAACTCAAAGAGATGCACGATATGTGTGAAGCAAAACAAAAGGAATTAGTCGAATTGAATAAGTCAAGTTCAGAACAAAAACATGCTATGGTTGACCTTAATGAAAGACTCAATGCATCTATGCAGAGCTGTACCGAAGCAAACGAAATAATGCGTAG CCAAAATGCATCCATAGCTGAACTCAAGGCTCTTCTAGACGAAGAAAGAGAACAAAGAAAAGACGATCGAGAAAAGGCAGTTGCAACATTGACAGACGCAATACAGAGGGTCAAAGCTGAAGGTCAGGAGGAATTGAAGCGGCTCTCGGATGCTTCTCTTAGACGAGAACACGAGCAGCAGGAAATTATCAATAAGCTTCAG GAATCAGAAAAAGAAAGGTGTTTATTGGTGGAAACCTTGCGATCCAAATTG GAAGACACTAGGCAGAAATTGGTTGGGTCTGAGAATAAGGTCCGGCAACTTGAAGCGCAGCTTTCTCAACAGCAGCAGGTTTCTTCCATTGCTAAACAG AAGGTGGAAGAACTTGAGCATGAAACTAGCAGGTTAAAGAAGGAACTTGAAAGCGAAAAG GCAGCTAGGGAAGAGGCCTGGGCTAAGGTTTCTGATCTTGAACTTCAGATCAATGCTGCAATGCGGGATCTTGAATATGAAAAGCGTAGGCTAAAAGCTGCCCGAGAAAGGATAATGCTTCG GGAAACCCAGCTTCGAGCATTCTATTCAACGACAGAGGACATCTCTAGCTTATTTGCAAAGCAACAAGAACAGTTAAAGTCTATGCAGAAAACACTAGAAGATGAGGAGAATTATGAGAACTTGTCACTTGATGTTCATCCTAACGTTGATAACCAAAACCAAAACCCGATAGATTTGCTCCGTCAAAGTAAAGAAGTAATCGGGTCTCAGTGCAGTGGCGGCATGAAAGCTGTAGATCAAGCTCAGACATCGAGTGACGAAGTTAGTGCAACTGAGAATCATGATTGTGATGCTCGAAATCAAGAAACTTGTGAAGATACTCAAGAAGCAGAGTTTACTAGTGTTGACCCGTGTGCTAAAGGTCCGTTTGGATCCGATATTGACGGAGGGAATACCGCAGCAATTGAAACCGAACAAGTTTTGGACACTGAAACCCAGGGACTTGACCAACATATTGACTTGAACAAGCTAAATGCTGGGGATACAATGGCGATAGACGATGAGGAAGAAAGAGTTGAACCCGATGGTAATAATTTACACCAATCAAAGGAGGCTATCGAAGAAGATACAGAAGGTGGAGACACCATTAGAACTGCCGACCTGTTAACTTCTGAAGTTGCTGGGAGCTGGGCTTGCAGTACTACTCCTTCGTGCCACGGCGAGAATGAGTCTCCGGGAAGTGGCGGTGGCGGTGTTGTTGTGGTTTTGCATGATTCTGCTAGTGTAGCAGCTGAAAGCCAAACTGGTGTTGTAAGGAACTCTGAGCATGAAGCACTTACTAAAATGATAGGGATTGTAGCCCCAGAGATGCAAGAACAATTTGGTGGTGTTATAGAAAGTGACAGTGAAAAAGGCGTTGAATCTAACTCGGATACAGAAGATTGTGCCGAGGAGGGTAGTGGTGAATCTGATGGGGTACCCTCGTATAATGACAATAAAGCGAGTGAAGCAATGGACgaggatgatgatgacgatgaagcAAGCTCACAAGATTCTCTAGAAACTGCATCAAATAAATAA
- the LOC139839565 gene encoding uncharacterized protein isoform X1, whose product MADIAIDNNNLQEIPLSSNPNPTSQENRPPAILNPSPKTSGNNKDPITPVTGADSLPKSPSPQDFILSVASNIASQPLQYSDPDVWGVLTAISPKARQRRQGINMLLTSDEHLIGRTVADMRFQILSNQISQNHCKIYRKKVATEDAEGQSRVFYCGFLKDTSTNGSYLNWEKLNKNSPESKLHHGDIISFAAPPQHEAAYAFVFREVLKPISEADSQPLKRKADTFGSETKRQRGIGIGSSEGPISLDDFRSLQRSNTELRKQLEDQVATIDQLRNEHRTTLELHEVEKKNLKESITNTYIDELKEMHDMCEAKQKELVELNKSSSEQKHAMVDLNERLNASMQSCTEANEIMRSQNASIAELKALLDEEREQRKDDREKAVATLTDAIQRVKAEGQEELKRLSDASLRREHEQQEIINKLQESEKERCLLVETLRSKLEDTRQKLVGSENKVRQLEAQLSQQQQVSSIAKQKVEELEHETSRLKKELESEKQAAREEAWAKVSDLELQINAAMRDLEYEKRRLKAARERIMLRETQLRAFYSTTEDISSLFAKQQEQLKSMQKTLEDEENYENLSLDVHPNVDNQNQNPIDLLRQSKEVIGSQCSGGMKAVDQAQTSSDEVSATENHDCDARNQETCEDTQEAEFTSVDPCAKGPFGSDIDGGNTAAIETEQVLDTETQGLDQHIDLNKLNAGDTMAIDDEEERVEPDGNNLHQSKEAIEEDTEGGDTIRTADLLTSEVAGSWACSTTPSCHGENESPGSGGGGVVVVLHDSASVAAESQTGVVRNSEHEALTKMIGIVAPEMQEQFGGVIESDSEKGVESNSDTEDCAEEGSGESDGVPSYNDNKASEAMDEDDDDDEASSQDSLETASNK is encoded by the exons ATGGCTGACATTGCAATTGATAACAACAACCTTCAAGAAATTCCTCTCTCTTCAAACCCTAACCCTACCTCTCAAGAAAATAGACCACCAGCGATTTTAAACCCTAGCCCTAAAACTAGCGGCAACAATAAGGATCCTATAACTCCGGTCACCGGCGCCGATTCGTTACCTAAATCTCCAAGTCCTCAAGATTTCATACTGTCAGTCGCTTCAAACATTGCATCTCAACCGTTACAGTACTCCGATCCTGATGTCTGGGGTGTACTCACCGCCATTTCTCCGAAAGCGCGCCAACGACGTCAG ggaataaacatgcttttgacTAGTGATGAGCATCTCATTGGCCGAACTGTAGCCGATATGCGGTTTCAGATTTTGTCAAATCAAATCAGTCAGAATCATTGCAAAATCTATAGGAAGAAGGTTGCTACGGAAGATGCAGAGGGTCAATCCAGAGTCTTTTATTGTGGCTTCTTGAAAGATACTAG CACAAATGGGTCATATCTGAATTGGGAAAAGTTAAATAAGAACAGTCCTGAGTCCAAACTACATCATGGAGATATTATATCTTTTGCAGCACCTCCTCAACATG AAGCAGCTTATGCGTTTGTGTTCCGAGAAGTTCTTAAACCTATATCAGAGGCAGATAGCCAGCCTCTGAAAAGAAAAGCAG ATACGTTTGGCTCTGAAACCAAGAGACAAAGAGGAATTGGTATCGGTTCTTCCGAAGGTCCCATTTCTCTTGATGATTTTCGTAGCCTTCAACGGTCAAATACG GAATTAAGGAAGCAGTTGGAAGATCAAGTTGCAACCATTGATCAATTACGTAATGAACATCGTACAACACTCGAGCTTCATGAAGTT GAAAAGAAGAATTTGAAGGAGTCCATTACAAACACCTACATTGACGAACTCAAAGAGATGCACGATATGTGTGAAGCAAAACAAAAGGAATTAGTCGAATTGAATAAGTCAAGTTCAGAACAAAAACATGCTATGGTTGACCTTAATGAAAGACTCAATGCATCTATGCAGAGCTGTACCGAAGCAAACGAAATAATGCGTAG CCAAAATGCATCCATAGCTGAACTCAAGGCTCTTCTAGACGAAGAAAGAGAACAAAGAAAAGACGATCGAGAAAAGGCAGTTGCAACATTGACAGACGCAATACAGAGGGTCAAAGCTGAAGGTCAGGAGGAATTGAAGCGGCTCTCGGATGCTTCTCTTAGACGAGAACACGAGCAGCAGGAAATTATCAATAAGCTTCAG GAATCAGAAAAAGAAAGGTGTTTATTGGTGGAAACCTTGCGATCCAAATTG GAAGACACTAGGCAGAAATTGGTTGGGTCTGAGAATAAGGTCCGGCAACTTGAAGCGCAGCTTTCTCAACAGCAGCAGGTTTCTTCCATTGCTAAACAG AAGGTGGAAGAACTTGAGCATGAAACTAGCAGGTTAAAGAAGGAACTTGAAAGCGAAAAG CAGGCAGCTAGGGAAGAGGCCTGGGCTAAGGTTTCTGATCTTGAACTTCAGATCAATGCTGCAATGCGGGATCTTGAATATGAAAAGCGTAGGCTAAAAGCTGCCCGAGAAAGGATAATGCTTCG GGAAACCCAGCTTCGAGCATTCTATTCAACGACAGAGGACATCTCTAGCTTATTTGCAAAGCAACAAGAACAGTTAAAGTCTATGCAGAAAACACTAGAAGATGAGGAGAATTATGAGAACTTGTCACTTGATGTTCATCCTAACGTTGATAACCAAAACCAAAACCCGATAGATTTGCTCCGTCAAAGTAAAGAAGTAATCGGGTCTCAGTGCAGTGGCGGCATGAAAGCTGTAGATCAAGCTCAGACATCGAGTGACGAAGTTAGTGCAACTGAGAATCATGATTGTGATGCTCGAAATCAAGAAACTTGTGAAGATACTCAAGAAGCAGAGTTTACTAGTGTTGACCCGTGTGCTAAAGGTCCGTTTGGATCCGATATTGACGGAGGGAATACCGCAGCAATTGAAACCGAACAAGTTTTGGACACTGAAACCCAGGGACTTGACCAACATATTGACTTGAACAAGCTAAATGCTGGGGATACAATGGCGATAGACGATGAGGAAGAAAGAGTTGAACCCGATGGTAATAATTTACACCAATCAAAGGAGGCTATCGAAGAAGATACAGAAGGTGGAGACACCATTAGAACTGCCGACCTGTTAACTTCTGAAGTTGCTGGGAGCTGGGCTTGCAGTACTACTCCTTCGTGCCACGGCGAGAATGAGTCTCCGGGAAGTGGCGGTGGCGGTGTTGTTGTGGTTTTGCATGATTCTGCTAGTGTAGCAGCTGAAAGCCAAACTGGTGTTGTAAGGAACTCTGAGCATGAAGCACTTACTAAAATGATAGGGATTGTAGCCCCAGAGATGCAAGAACAATTTGGTGGTGTTATAGAAAGTGACAGTGAAAAAGGCGTTGAATCTAACTCGGATACAGAAGATTGTGCCGAGGAGGGTAGTGGTGAATCTGATGGGGTACCCTCGTATAATGACAATAAAGCGAGTGAAGCAATGGACgaggatgatgatgacgatgaagcAAGCTCACAAGATTCTCTAGAAACTGCATCAAATAAATAA